Part of the Vanessa cardui chromosome 23, ilVanCard2.1, whole genome shotgun sequence genome, TAACTTAGGTAACTTTTTCGGCATTAGAGATCTGTTAGAGCAATTTGTATAAACATCTTTTGATCACACTAACTAACATTTCTTAGGATTGAATGGATATATGGAATTTCAAAGATGAGGGAAGAATTATTACtaagaataacaataaaaaaagatatctcAGTCCCATGATTGAAAGTGAGAAAATAACCACCTTCCATGGTtagtagttaaaataaaacataaccaAAAATTTCCTCACCTATGCTCATAATGTCTGGGACAAATAATATGTGAGCCGGTCAAAATCTGTGTGCCCGCTGGAAGACATTTGGTGAATGTATGGTACGTAGCGGGACATCTGATGCATCTAGCTAGCTTATCCCCACTAAACCTCGTTTTGCAGCCTCTGGGATCGTCACAAACACAAGTATGACACACATGTCTTGGACACGACAATGCCTCACAGTATTCATTACTTTTATTCGTTCTAGAAAGTTCGCCAGCGTTGAATTGCGTTTGGGGCCAATGGTCCAAACATTCTAGATGATAGTACTTTTGACAGTGCGCTACTTGACACCGCTGCCTATGTTCCGCTTTATCTTTAGGTGAAATAGACgatttacaaacaaaacaaattggTATTTCGTTTTTTTGACAGTTATAGCATTTAAAGTCTGAATAATCGGGATTTTCTTCTCGATCTTTTCGACGGGGTTTTATGTCAACTATTTTGCATTCGCCGACATCAATATCGCCCCAATCGTTTTCATCGTTCGAATACGAATCGTAATCCAATTCGTCTGGAGTTTCGAGGATTTCTTTCATTTTAGCAGCAAGCTGGGCTTCAAACACTTCCGCATCAGCCACTATATGAGATTCTTCTTCATCGATCGACGTATTTTGGATTTCGTCGGAAATGTTTGCATCCTGAGATTTTTCGTCACTCTGGCTTTCAGAATCTAGACCATTATTATCTTCTTTTGCTTTCCTTCCccttttcttcttcttttttctACCTCCTCTAATGGGTGCAGATATTTCGATGATTTCAGTTTGTTTTTTATCACAATCAGTGTGAAACATACAGTGACATCCTTTACATTTCACAAGATTGCCAACTCTTTCACAGATTTCACAAACTTTCTCCCTTATTAAACCTTTAAACAAATTAGGCTTAGGGGCAGTTAGTTGTCTAAAATATTCTTCAACTTGATCTATTTCATCTTGTCCCATCTCTTCTTCATATTCCATTGGTTCTTCGGTTGTTGTAAAATCATTTTGGTAGTTCTCATTTATAATTGgttcatttaaattatcaatcTGCTTAGGtgctttttgttttactttaaagaTGTCAAAATATTCCGAATCCTCTTCGACATCTGAAAAATCTTCTTTGTAGTATGGTCTAATGATTCTTCGTTTAGATTTTTCCTTTTGTATATTTTCCTCTTTGTCTAAGCTTCGTTCTTTATCTTTATCTTTGTCGACTTTTGTCTTTTTACGAACTTTTTTCACCGGTAGCGTGTCTTGGTTTAGGCCTTTGACTAAATTTGCTTGATCAACGTCATCTGCTTTCTTTGTATCAGTTTTCAAACTCTCTTCATACAGCCATGTGTTGTACAAATAATTGGTGATATCTTCTAGTGATAGTTCTGGATGTTCATCCATAACTGAATCTTGTCTTAGTTCTAAATACTTCAAAAAGTCCGGTTCttcaaacttatttttattatttgtgcgttgtttttttttaccttgTGAAGCTTCACTATCTTCTGATTTTACTGACATACTATCGGGTTCTTTTTCATCTGTTTTTGGTTCAGATTTATCATAAACATCTGTACTTTTTTCAACTACATTTTCGGTAACAGAAATATTGCTACAAGTATTTAAACCTGACTCGCATGGTGAAATGTCTTCGTTATTTTCTATAGAATTAGTTTCCATTACAATATTGTCTTCATTACCGGTATTTTGTTTAACATCGCTTTGGTTTTGTTCAGTTTTTTTGGttatatcaatgttatttatttcatgatatCCGTTCCATGTAACACATTCGCCTTCCGTTTCTAACGGCTGTACCACGTAAtcggaaatatttatattttctaaatctTTGTCTCCAActtgaaaatgtatttcatcaatctgatttatatttatctctgtattgtcatttgtttctttattagaAACAAGTTCAATATTTTCAACAGTGCATGTTTCAAATTTATCGTGATCAATAAAACCATTTTGTGTTATTATTGTACCTTCTAATGTTACTAGTTCTAAACTACTAACAGAATCTAAGCTTATAATGTTATCTTTAGTAATTGCGCAGTTTTGGTAGATATCATTTTTTGCTTTACTGTCACAAATAGGTGATGTTTTGataacattacaatttttagaATCTTTTTCAAATGTGTCTGGTTTTTTCGTTATCGGGTCGCATGTTTTCTCTGCTGATTTATTAAGagacaatttatattttgttatattttttgactTTGGAGTAACAGTTGAAGGCGCTACGACTTCTTTATCAGATGGAACATTTTCATCGCCACACAAGCCATtttctagtatttttttatcgtttacaattttttttgttaattctaGTGTATCTAATTTACTTCCTTCAGCTGCTTTAACTGTATCATTAGAACATTCcttattatttacatcgtcTTTATTACAATTCTCTTCAATGTTTTCAAGGGCGACATTATTGTCAACATTTACAACTATActgtctatttttaatatttccacACAATTTCCACttgtattttctatattaatattatctttgttCAAATCACTAACTTCTAACACAttcgattgttttttatttcgataaatatttttaacttgtttCTTCTcaaatttttcatttacatcTTTTtctggtaaattatttataattgtactgCTTTCTTCATTAATAACTTTGGGGTTGTTGGCACTTGAAGAAATACAAAAGGTATTAATTAGTGGTAAATCATTATTAAGTATTTCATTCATATTATTAGATTCAATATCTGTATGCAAGTCACTCACTTCCATGCATTCTTCACCCCCATCTGtacttaaaacattattacTTGGTTCACCACACTTAACTtctaatttcttattattaataattgcacTTTCTAATGAACTCTCATTTACACCTTCATTAGTGTCATTGTCTATTTCCATATTTTCTATTAGATCAGCATTTACTGCTTCAGTTTGACTGTTTTTTTCTTCTTCTATGTCTTTTATTGCTTTGGAATCTTCCAGGATTTTTTCAGATGTTGCATCAGTTTGTACTTCACTATTCAAATCACTTGCAGTACCTAATTGTTCATTGATTTGATTATCAATTTCACTTTCAACATTTAATTCAGAAAAATTGGTGTTATCACTCACAACTGTGATTACCACACTTTCTTCATTTTTGTCTAACGCTTCCTTATGACAAAGAGTTTCAACTTTAGATATAATGCCTATTCCTGAGCCAGGTTCAACTGAATCTGTTGTAAATATTTCTGCATTCTCATATTCAATTTCTACATCATCTAAAATCACAGGACTATTACCATCACAATAATTTTGACTATAATCATGTTCATTTTGATgtgatgttaatttattttcgttttcagGCTGAGATTCAAGGCTGGATTTTCTACAGTGTCTGACATTTTTGGAATGTGTTTCTCGAGGtacatttctttttgttttggCACTGTTATTCGATTTACCACTATGAGATTTAAGGTGAGATTTTTCGGGGGTCTTTGACTTGGCTTTTTGCAGCCATCTATCCATGTGTGATTGCCTTTGAATTTTAGTTATGCCAGTTTTAGCCGCCATATTGTCAAGACAAGCAGTTACAACTTCTGACACATTTAAGGATCTATTTCTGCTTTTGCTTCTTGATCTTTCTGAATCATTTGCTTTAGTGTCATCTTCAGAAAATAGTGTATCATACAAACTTTCACTTAAGGACACATCACTATTTGTTCTAGTAACTCTCTTACTTTTCTCTTGTTTCGGAGTACCTTTGGCTACTCGAGATTTTTCTAGCATATCATTTAGGATGTCGATTCTAAGTCTTTTTGGTTCTCTCAACAGTGTCTCGGCTTCTTCCACCGATATTTGCCATGACGATAATTTTTTATCTGATATGAAGAAAGCAGAGTACAGTCTGGGATCCTTCTTTTTAGCCTGAatcaaaaaatttacataaacaatattatacataaaattattagtattacataatatttttttcattagcaaattatttatttacttaaatgtaattatatttataaaaaaaactgtaataataatattataatatatcaaactaaaaatgatctaagcatataaaaaattgttttttggctttaatttattacaaagttgctaatttcatttaaaaaatgggGATGAACCAAtgcaaaaattaatttaaattgatatgcCAGTtactaaaatgaaaattttgacagatacttaaaaataaatgggTAAGTGttactgtttttaaaaaaggtGAACCTCAGGTGTAAAATTCATGCGTGTTGCTTCAAACTCGAGCTGGCCAAGAAACTTCCTCAACATGCTATCCACGATCCAGCCGCGGCGCCCGTTATCACCAAAGAAGGTCACATGTAAGACATCTCGCTCAATACGTCCAAACActggaataaaatttaaacattttctctaaacactattttattatgtcattatcaCAATGATTGCGGtatctaagtatttttttttttattataaaagaatgaTGTTCAAAGACCTTtaggaaattattaatttaaatgatagcAGTGcctgatattaaataaacatgtggtttaaaattataatccatACCTATATTAATAACACAACCTACCAAATCTACAAACTGGTTAtagattattaaatgttttttatttttgttgttcacttggtaaatatcccaaaatcaataactttaataataaaaataaccatgtcaatataaaaaaagggtTATAGattgtttactttatttttaatttattttatatgatataagtttaataaaagattatcatatattaaacattaaaattattttattcattagaatggtattaaaaaagatatactTACACTTTTTCTTAACAAACATTTCACTCAATGGATCTCTAGTTACAATGCATGGCCAAAAAGGATATGTTCCCATTCTTGCCCAAGCCAAGTCGCCAACCTGGTATTCACTCTTGGCCTCCAATTCAAACAATTCACTTTTAGAGAAGCCCGTCTTGGATTCAACAttctttttcttcttatttCCTCCAAAATCTAATGTTTTTACAACAGAATTCAAATATCCATTTGT contains:
- the LOC124539618 gene encoding uncharacterized protein LOC124539618 isoform X1, whose translation is MEESEDNMSSEDIRYDNSPLTARAKPKKRSLIERELETNLTARVTSPITNSDLSSTSRYGRARRIKTDSDFCDTEKTVTKNLKSPNPKTEKSPNTIQSPVYKMHASNSPIRIETPKHSENSLDNTIESIYSENNSLSRFGSEEKKLKSSTKKYPKVYIRKDLIQSKDKDTDDTVVLIKNMFSPSNSNKTSSYLNSLEDSEKYKSHTAKKATNGYLNSVVKTLDFGGNKKKKNVESKTGFSKSELFELEAKSEYQVGDLAWARMGTYPFWPCIVTRDPLSEMFVKKKLFGRIERDVLHVTFFGDNGRRGWIVDSMLRKFLGQLEFEATRMNFTPEAKKKDPRLYSAFFISDKKLSSWQISVEEAETLLREPKRLRIDILNDMLEKSRVAKGTPKQEKSKRVTRTNSDVSLSESLYDTLFSEDDTKANDSERSRSKSRNRSLNVSEVVTACLDNMAAKTGITKIQRQSHMDRWLQKAKSKTPEKSHLKSHSGKSNNSAKTKRNVPRETHSKNVRHCRKSSLESQPENENKLTSHQNEHDYSQNYCDGNSPVILDDVEIEYENAEIFTTDSVEPGSGIGIISKVETLCHKEALDKNEESVVITVVSDNTNFSELNVESEIDNQINEQLGTASDLNSEVQTDATSEKILEDSKAIKDIEEEKNSQTEAVNADLIENMEIDNDTNEGVNESSLESAIINNKKLEVKCGEPSNNVLSTDGGEECMEVSDLHTDIESNNMNEILNNDLPLINTFCISSSANNPKVINEESSTIINNLPEKDVNEKFEKKQVKNIYRNKKQSNVLEVSDLNKDNINIENTSGNCVEILKIDSIVVNVDNNVALENIEENCNKDDVNNKECSNDTVKAAEGSKLDTLELTKKIVNDKKILENGLCGDENVPSDKEVVAPSTVTPKSKNITKYKLSLNKSAEKTCDPITKKPDTFEKDSKNCNVIKTSPICDSKAKNDIYQNCAITKDNIISLDSVSSLELVTLEGTIITQNGFIDHDKFETCTVENIELVSNKETNDNTEININQIDEIHFQVGDKDLENINISDYVVQPLETEGECVTWNGYHEINNIDITKKTEQNQSDVKQNTGNEDNIVMETNSIENNEDISPCESGLNTCSNISVTENVVEKSTDVYDKSEPKTDEKEPDSMSVKSEDSEASQGKKKQRTNNKNKFEEPDFLKYLELRQDSVMDEHPELSLEDITNYLYNTWLYEESLKTDTKKADDVDQANLVKGLNQDTLPVKKVRKKTKVDKDKDKERSLDKEENIQKEKSKRRIIRPYYKEDFSDVEEDSEYFDIFKVKQKAPKQIDNLNEPIINENYQNDFTTTEEPMEYEEEMGQDEIDQVEEYFRQLTAPKPNLFKGLIREKVCEICERVGNLVKCKGCHCMFHTDCDKKQTEIIEISAPIRGGRKKKKKRGRKAKEDNNGLDSESQSDEKSQDANISDEIQNTSIDEEESHIVADAEVFEAQLAAKMKEILETPDELDYDSYSNDENDWGDIDVGECKIVDIKPRRKDREENPDYSDFKCYNCQKNEIPICFVCKSSISPKDKAEHRQRCQVAHCQKYYHLECLDHWPQTQFNAGELSRTNKSNEYCEALSCPRHVCHTCVCDDPRGCKTRFSGDKLARCIRCPATYHTFTKCLPAGTQILTGSHIICPRHYEHRPGKVPCHVNTGWCFICALGGSLICCEYCPTSFHAECLNIKPPEGGYMCEDCETGRLPLYGEMVWVKLGHYRWWPGIILHPSEIPQNILAVKHSQGEFVVRFFGQYDHYWVNRGRVFPFQEGDSGKVSSQKSKIDAAFTMAMEHAQRACEILKTASGDEEESSDIASSLRPPHYVKLRVNRPRGALAGRRPDPESSLTQCDCGPADADPCGPYAQCLNRMLLTECGPTCRAGDRCNNRAFEKRLYPKMVPYRTPHRGWGLKTLVDIKAGQFVIEYVGELIDEDEFKRRMRRKHEVRDENFYFLTLDKERMIDAGPKGNFARFMNHSCEPNCETQKWTVLGDIRVGLFALYDIPANSELTFNYNLESAGIEKKRCMCGAKRCSGYIGAKPKQDDQPKKTKITTKRTYKKRKQTEDSPSTSRSKPRNRVGRPNKPRELTEIEKDLLIIKNATSGISSDSECSGRLSSIDSSRDAKASKRKRKDVSTEEVLSSPSTKRMKGELKSSELD
- the LOC124539618 gene encoding uncharacterized protein LOC124539618 isoform X2, translating into MHASNSPIRIETPKHSENSLDNTIESIYSENNSLSRFGSEEKKLKSSTKKYPKVYIRKDLIQSKDKDTDDTVVLIKNMFSPSNSNKTSSYLNSLEDSEKYKSHTAKKATNGYLNSVVKTLDFGGNKKKKNVESKTGFSKSELFELEAKSEYQVGDLAWARMGTYPFWPCIVTRDPLSEMFVKKKLFGRIERDVLHVTFFGDNGRRGWIVDSMLRKFLGQLEFEATRMNFTPEAKKKDPRLYSAFFISDKKLSSWQISVEEAETLLREPKRLRIDILNDMLEKSRVAKGTPKQEKSKRVTRTNSDVSLSESLYDTLFSEDDTKANDSERSRSKSRNRSLNVSEVVTACLDNMAAKTGITKIQRQSHMDRWLQKAKSKTPEKSHLKSHSGKSNNSAKTKRNVPRETHSKNVRHCRKSSLESQPENENKLTSHQNEHDYSQNYCDGNSPVILDDVEIEYENAEIFTTDSVEPGSGIGIISKVETLCHKEALDKNEESVVITVVSDNTNFSELNVESEIDNQINEQLGTASDLNSEVQTDATSEKILEDSKAIKDIEEEKNSQTEAVNADLIENMEIDNDTNEGVNESSLESAIINNKKLEVKCGEPSNNVLSTDGGEECMEVSDLHTDIESNNMNEILNNDLPLINTFCISSSANNPKVINEESSTIINNLPEKDVNEKFEKKQVKNIYRNKKQSNVLEVSDLNKDNINIENTSGNCVEILKIDSIVVNVDNNVALENIEENCNKDDVNNKECSNDTVKAAEGSKLDTLELTKKIVNDKKILENGLCGDENVPSDKEVVAPSTVTPKSKNITKYKLSLNKSAEKTCDPITKKPDTFEKDSKNCNVIKTSPICDSKAKNDIYQNCAITKDNIISLDSVSSLELVTLEGTIITQNGFIDHDKFETCTVENIELVSNKETNDNTEININQIDEIHFQVGDKDLENINISDYVVQPLETEGECVTWNGYHEINNIDITKKTEQNQSDVKQNTGNEDNIVMETNSIENNEDISPCESGLNTCSNISVTENVVEKSTDVYDKSEPKTDEKEPDSMSVKSEDSEASQGKKKQRTNNKNKFEEPDFLKYLELRQDSVMDEHPELSLEDITNYLYNTWLYEESLKTDTKKADDVDQANLVKGLNQDTLPVKKVRKKTKVDKDKDKERSLDKEENIQKEKSKRRIIRPYYKEDFSDVEEDSEYFDIFKVKQKAPKQIDNLNEPIINENYQNDFTTTEEPMEYEEEMGQDEIDQVEEYFRQLTAPKPNLFKGLIREKVCEICERVGNLVKCKGCHCMFHTDCDKKQTEIIEISAPIRGGRKKKKKRGRKAKEDNNGLDSESQSDEKSQDANISDEIQNTSIDEEESHIVADAEVFEAQLAAKMKEILETPDELDYDSYSNDENDWGDIDVGECKIVDIKPRRKDREENPDYSDFKCYNCQKNEIPICFVCKSSISPKDKAEHRQRCQVAHCQKYYHLECLDHWPQTQFNAGELSRTNKSNEYCEALSCPRHVCHTCVCDDPRGCKTRFSGDKLARCIRCPATYHTFTKCLPAGTQILTGSHIICPRHYEHRPGKVPCHVNTGWCFICALGGSLICCEYCPTSFHAECLNIKPPEGGYMCEDCETGRLPLYGEMVWVKLGHYRWWPGIILHPSEIPQNILAVKHSQGEFVVRFFGQYDHYWVNRGRVFPFQEGDSGKVSSQKSKIDAAFTMAMEHAQRACEILKTASGDEEESSDIASSLRPPHYVKLRVNRPRGALAGRRPDPESSLTQCDCGPADADPCGPYAQCLNRMLLTECGPTCRAGDRCNNRAFEKRLYPKMVPYRTPHRGWGLKTLVDIKAGQFVIEYVGELIDEDEFKRRMRRKHEVRDENFYFLTLDKERMIDAGPKGNFARFMNHSCEPNCETQKWTVLGDIRVGLFALYDIPANSELTFNYNLESAGIEKKRCMCGAKRCSGYIGAKPKQDDQPKKTKITTKRTYKKRKQTEDSPSTSRSKPRNRVGRPNKPRELTEIEKDLLIIKNATSGISSDSECSGRLSSIDSSRDAKASKRKRKDVSTEEVLSSPSTKRMKGELKSSELD